A window of Chitinophaga sp. MM2321 contains these coding sequences:
- a CDS encoding RidA family protein, giving the protein MEKQIINTTNAPAPIGPYNQAVKAGNMLFVSGQIALDPASGQLVTLGIADETHQVMKNIQAVLTAADMGFNEVVKTTIFLTDMNTFPQVNEVYGSYFTDNYPARETVQVAALPKGVNVEISVIAAK; this is encoded by the coding sequence ATGGAAAAGCAAATCATTAATACAACCAATGCGCCCGCTCCAATCGGGCCATATAACCAGGCTGTGAAAGCTGGCAATATGCTGTTTGTATCCGGACAAATAGCCCTGGATCCTGCATCAGGTCAACTGGTAACATTGGGTATAGCGGATGAAACTCACCAGGTAATGAAAAACATTCAGGCCGTACTCACCGCAGCAGATATGGGTTTTAATGAAGTGGTGAAAACCACCATCTTCCTCACAGATATGAACACCTTTCCACAGGTAAATGAAGTGTATGGCAGCTATTTCACCGACAATTATCCTGCCCGTGAAACAGTTCAGGTAGCGGCATTACCAAAAGGAGTGAATGTGGAGATTTCAGTGATTGCAGCTAAATAA
- a CDS encoding cupin domain-containing protein → MTKPVALNNLPVKNTVAGHYGRFVHGERSTLAFWEISEGAISPMHQHPHEQITYVAAGIFEMEIDGVKYELLQHDTLVIPPNALHGGRAVKDCKLIDSFCPVREDYR, encoded by the coding sequence ATGACAAAGCCCGTTGCCTTAAACAACCTGCCGGTAAAAAATACAGTTGCCGGCCATTACGGCCGTTTCGTTCATGGAGAGCGGAGTACGCTTGCTTTCTGGGAGATCAGCGAAGGCGCCATATCGCCCATGCATCAGCATCCGCATGAGCAGATCACTTATGTAGCAGCAGGAATATTTGAAATGGAAATAGATGGGGTGAAGTATGAATTACTGCAACATGATACGCTGGTAATTCCGCCTAATGCCCTTCATGGTGGCCGGGCGGTAAAAGATTGTAAACTGATAGACAGCTTTTGCCCGGTAAGAGAGGACTACAGATAG
- a CDS encoding L,D-transpeptidase family protein, whose translation MTIRLYASFTLLALFIFAACQQQSGVRKQPKARDTTHYSKEEYIEQSLDSNYVNSFLSANHAYDAYDEYIQNFYRKRGYHYAWINKDGLTEQAGNFINMMKNDAAYGIRDSSLMNPALQKLTDTLLVSDVGLKPGDTSIPRLEMLLTAQFFAYGNKVWGGLTADSAKDLEWFIPRKKIDMASLLDSMVNKKSNAFEEDEPVNRQYKLLRNELKRLANLEASTKWDSIKTTQKSFKKGDSAAVIATIKNRLEAWGDLPGTDTSSRFTVELDSAVRNFQLRMGMKVDGLIKQNVLDALNTPIAQRISQVLINMERLRWVPLEPTTDYILVNIPEFRMHVYDKGKLDWSCNVVVGKPGANTVIFTKELRYVVFSPYWNVPPGILAKEVLPGLKRGAGSYLARQNMEIVGASGKVISPGSINFNKYSGGNFPYIVRQRPGPKNSLGKVKFLFPNEYNIYLHDTPARYLFGENKRSFSHGCIRVAEPKHLAEWLLRDDSTWTEKKIDAAMNAGKEKYVTLKERIPVFIGYFTAFVDSKGNLNFRDDVYGHDARLAATLFGKK comes from the coding sequence ATGACTATACGTCTTTACGCCTCATTCACCTTACTGGCCCTGTTTATTTTTGCTGCCTGCCAGCAGCAAAGCGGTGTTCGGAAGCAGCCGAAAGCCAGAGATACCACTCATTACAGCAAGGAAGAATACATTGAACAATCGCTGGACAGCAACTACGTGAACAGCTTTCTGTCCGCAAATCATGCATACGATGCATATGATGAATATATTCAGAACTTCTACCGCAAACGCGGTTATCACTATGCATGGATTAATAAGGATGGGTTGACAGAACAGGCAGGCAACTTCATAAATATGATGAAGAACGATGCCGCCTATGGCATCAGGGATAGCAGCCTGATGAACCCTGCACTGCAAAAATTGACAGACACCCTGCTGGTGAGCGATGTAGGATTAAAGCCAGGAGATACTTCCATTCCACGTCTTGAAATGCTGCTCACTGCACAGTTTTTTGCCTATGGCAATAAAGTGTGGGGCGGTCTTACCGCCGATTCTGCCAAAGACCTGGAATGGTTTATTCCACGGAAGAAAATAGATATGGCCAGCCTGCTGGACTCTATGGTCAATAAAAAATCCAATGCTTTTGAAGAAGACGAGCCGGTAAACAGGCAATACAAATTACTGCGCAACGAACTGAAAAGACTGGCTAACCTGGAAGCATCTACGAAATGGGATTCTATTAAAACCACCCAGAAAAGTTTTAAAAAGGGAGATTCCGCTGCTGTTATTGCGACGATTAAAAACAGGCTGGAAGCATGGGGTGATTTGCCGGGAACTGATACCAGTAGCCGGTTTACCGTGGAGTTGGATAGTGCGGTGCGCAACTTTCAACTGCGTATGGGCATGAAAGTAGATGGTCTTATTAAACAAAATGTATTGGATGCATTGAACACCCCGATAGCGCAACGGATCAGCCAGGTGCTGATAAATATGGAACGTTTACGCTGGGTGCCGCTGGAACCCACTACCGATTATATCCTGGTGAATATTCCCGAATTCAGAATGCATGTATACGATAAAGGTAAACTGGACTGGAGCTGTAATGTGGTAGTAGGAAAGCCGGGTGCTAACACGGTCATCTTCACCAAAGAGTTACGCTATGTAGTGTTTAGTCCATATTGGAATGTACCGCCGGGCATCCTGGCGAAAGAAGTATTGCCTGGCCTCAAACGCGGTGCCGGCAGCTATCTGGCAAGACAAAATATGGAAATAGTAGGCGCCAGCGGAAAGGTCATCTCTCCGGGTTCCATCAACTTTAATAAATATTCCGGTGGTAATTTTCCTTATATAGTACGGCAGCGTCCTGGTCCCAAAAATTCACTGGGTAAAGTGAAGTTCCTGTTTCCCAATGAGTATAATATTTACCTGCATGATACGCCTGCACGCTATCTTTTTGGAGAGAACAAACGTTCTTTCAGTCATGGCTGTATCAGGGTAGCAGAACCCAAGCATCTGGCAGAATGGCTGCTGCGTGATGATTCCACCTGGACAGAAAAGAAAATTGATGCTGCCATGAATGCCGGCAAAGAAAAATATGTGACGTTAAAAGAAAGGATTCCGGTATTTATAGGCTACTTCACGGCATTTGTAGATAGTAAAGGCAATCTGAATTTCCGGGATGATGTGTATGGCCATGATGCAAGGTTAGCCGCTACTTTGTTTGGAAAGAAATAA
- a CDS encoding caspase family protein has product MKQCWLLFFSLFILWEATAQKISLSPKTAHRDNLTMSDIAPNNKYFASLDTSGLAIIWDIANGAQMMQLKGIRGIAFAANSQSLYVSHKDLSFSRVGLNGKLIESLSTKTYKIDSDIGGAFYPLSDIYLLGGHMFDIRKGYLKKLGMLNKDFGTEQDYSPVLNQIAMAGYNGWLSLMDGSTGAVVHKIKTDISITNWTPPKVFFSRNGEAAVVFKPDSLSVVDIAAGKVIKTIVPPKTNFFAAHLSPDGKTVAWVEEKKIVSYNIAQNKIRWSVAHPFSSRLNLGGGTLKFNEAGDKILAGSGGEFVWMDALTGKIEKTFYGEAVGFYHSFTLDKENMKMRATQNYERIFSWDLRSGAMEPFDTSCLYTAGKVIKDVDFSIRKYPKKGRSSVDVSPDGRYIMSFPDEKCKEESQSEILVYDRITKKNVFSKPCGFTETRFVNTKPYIALVVDKNPHRDLEIYDLTTGAKIHTFPNLDISWSSGNMYFSPDDRYFIAQTKTQGFTIADLETKEIKTIPPEYLQTFNPNFHGSIWGFTPDGKYVVLALDALYFMELASGKVNPSLTLPATEVGQFGEVSFTPDGNFIFIEYTKNFTGYMCVMDRRTKKVVANLYPDIYKGNWAVVDMEGRFDGNSGVLSTMYHATDKELVPLDAMFEKFYTPRLLARILNGEKLDPIPDLNNLNKVPTVAITFSEGARNLLVSDETDTEKIMTKNGKATLTITATSPGDGVSEIRLFRNGKLVETTRNLVVEDDVKSKRELSKTYTIDLVEGANTFKAIALNSQRTESKPVELIAQYQPDKPAPSAESSFQIHLLVVGINAYKNPKYNLNYALADATAFKNVIEGGARSLFSKVNTHFITDASASKAGIMKAFNEIKTNARPNDLFVFYYAGHGVLNDAKDFFLVPHDVTQMYGKEDALENNGFSASLLQQYSKEIKAQKQLFILDACQSAGALENVVGARGALEEKAIAQLARSTGTHWLTASGSEQFASEFGQLGHGAFTWCILQALKGEADNGDKKLTIKELDAYLQHKVPDVTEKHRGSPQYPASYSYGNDFPFFIVK; this is encoded by the coding sequence ATGAAGCAGTGTTGGTTACTATTTTTTAGTCTTTTCATACTATGGGAGGCTACCGCACAGAAAATATCCTTGTCGCCCAAAACGGCCCATCGGGACAACCTCACCATGAGCGATATTGCCCCCAATAACAAGTATTTTGCGTCGTTAGATACAAGCGGCCTCGCCATCATCTGGGATATAGCCAACGGCGCCCAAATGATGCAATTAAAGGGCATACGGGGTATTGCGTTTGCGGCCAACAGCCAGTCACTGTACGTATCGCATAAAGATTTATCCTTTTCCCGTGTGGGGTTAAATGGTAAGCTTATTGAATCCCTGTCTACGAAAACTTATAAAATCGACTCAGACATAGGCGGCGCATTCTATCCGCTTTCCGATATTTATCTTTTGGGAGGTCATATGTTTGATATACGGAAAGGATATCTAAAGAAGTTGGGCATGCTCAATAAAGATTTTGGTACTGAACAGGACTACTCTCCCGTATTAAACCAGATAGCGATGGCAGGTTACAACGGTTGGCTATCCCTGATGGACGGCAGCACCGGCGCAGTTGTTCACAAGATTAAGACCGATATTTCAATAACGAATTGGACGCCGCCGAAGGTGTTTTTTTCCAGAAACGGTGAAGCCGCAGTCGTATTTAAACCCGACTCCCTCAGTGTTGTTGATATTGCCGCAGGCAAAGTGATAAAAACAATCGTTCCGCCCAAAACCAATTTTTTTGCAGCTCATCTTTCTCCGGATGGTAAAACAGTGGCCTGGGTCGAAGAAAAGAAGATTGTTTCTTATAATATTGCGCAAAATAAAATCAGGTGGAGTGTTGCCCATCCATTCTCAAGCCGCTTGAATTTGGGGGGCGGTACTTTGAAATTTAATGAAGCGGGAGATAAAATACTCGCCGGTTCCGGGGGCGAATTTGTATGGATGGATGCGTTGACCGGGAAGATTGAAAAAACTTTTTACGGCGAAGCGGTCGGATTCTACCATTCCTTCACGTTAGACAAGGAGAACATGAAAATGAGGGCGACACAAAATTATGAACGCATATTTTCCTGGGACTTACGTTCCGGTGCGATGGAGCCATTTGATACCTCCTGCTTATATACTGCAGGGAAAGTGATAAAAGATGTTGATTTTAGTATCCGGAAATACCCAAAAAAAGGTAGAAGTAGTGTTGATGTGAGTCCGGATGGGAGATACATCATGAGCTTCCCGGACGAAAAATGCAAAGAAGAATCACAATCAGAAATACTGGTATATGACAGGATTACTAAAAAGAACGTGTTTTCGAAACCCTGCGGCTTCACGGAGACTCGCTTTGTCAATACCAAACCCTACATCGCGCTAGTGGTGGATAAAAACCCTCATAGAGATCTGGAGATCTACGATTTGACCACCGGCGCAAAGATCCACACCTTTCCAAACCTGGATATTAGCTGGAGTAGTGGCAATATGTATTTTTCACCCGATGACCGGTACTTCATCGCCCAAACCAAGACCCAAGGATTTACCATCGCAGATCTCGAAACCAAAGAAATAAAAACGATACCGCCGGAGTATCTGCAAACCTTCAACCCGAATTTCCATGGTTCCATCTGGGGATTTACACCGGATGGAAAGTACGTTGTGCTGGCGCTTGACGCGCTCTATTTCATGGAACTCGCCAGTGGAAAAGTGAACCCTTCACTCACCCTGCCGGCAACGGAGGTAGGACAATTTGGGGAAGTGAGTTTCACACCGGATGGCAACTTCATCTTTATAGAATATACAAAAAATTTCACGGGATATATGTGCGTGATGGACCGGCGCACCAAAAAAGTAGTGGCCAATCTATATCCGGACATCTACAAAGGTAATTGGGCGGTCGTAGATATGGAAGGCAGGTTCGATGGCAACAGTGGCGTATTAAGCACCATGTACCATGCAACCGACAAGGAACTCGTCCCCCTGGATGCCATGTTTGAGAAATTCTATACGCCCAGATTACTGGCGCGTATCCTCAACGGAGAGAAATTAGATCCGATTCCCGATCTCAACAACCTCAACAAAGTACCGACGGTGGCGATTACATTCTCCGAAGGCGCCCGTAACCTCCTGGTATCTGATGAAACTGACACGGAAAAAATCATGACCAAAAACGGTAAGGCTACGCTGACCATTACCGCCACCAGTCCGGGCGATGGCGTTAGCGAAATAAGGCTATTCCGCAATGGTAAACTGGTAGAAACCACCCGCAACCTGGTGGTGGAAGACGATGTAAAAAGCAAACGTGAACTCTCAAAAACATATACAATCGATCTGGTGGAAGGCGCCAATACCTTTAAGGCCATCGCGCTCAATAGTCAACGTACAGAAAGCAAGCCCGTAGAGCTGATCGCACAATACCAGCCCGATAAACCAGCGCCCAGCGCAGAGAGCAGCTTTCAGATTCATTTACTGGTAGTGGGTATCAATGCCTATAAAAATCCAAAGTACAACCTGAACTATGCACTCGCAGATGCTACCGCTTTTAAAAATGTAATTGAAGGCGGTGCCAGGTCTTTATTTTCTAAAGTAAATACCCATTTCATCACCGATGCATCGGCCAGTAAAGCCGGTATCATGAAGGCTTTTAACGAAATTAAAACGAATGCACGGCCTAATGATCTCTTTGTATTCTATTATGCGGGTCACGGCGTTTTAAACGATGCCAAAGATTTCTTCCTCGTTCCGCATGATGTGACGCAGATGTATGGAAAGGAAGATGCCCTGGAAAATAATGGGTTCAGCGCATCTTTATTACAACAATATTCTAAAGAGATAAAAGCACAGAAACAGTTGTTCATATTAGATGCATGTCAATCCGCCGGTGCGCTGGAAAATGTAGTTGGCGCACGTGGCGCGCTGGAAGAAAAAGCAATAGCCCAGTTGGCCCGGTCCACCGGTACACATTGGCTCACTGCTTCCGGAAGTGAACAATTTGCATCGGAATTCGGACAGCTGGGACACGGTGCATTTACCTGGTGTATTTTACAGGCATTAAAGGGAGAAGCAGATAATGGCGACAAGAAATTAACCATTAAAGAACTGGACGCCTATTTACAACACAAAGTGCCGGATGTAACAGAAAAACATCGCGGATCACCACAGTATCCGGCCAGTTACAGTTATGGAAATGATTTCCCGTTTTTCATTGTTAAGTAA
- a CDS encoding Rne/Rng family ribonuclease translates to MNKELIINAAPTGVEIALLEDKKLVELHHESGNPNFAVGDLYLGKVKKLIPGLNAAFVDVGFEKDAFLHYTDLSPYIRSILKFTATAISDKTPEGFDFTKFKNETEIVKTGKITDVLGGKPNILVQILKEPISSKGPRLSCEISLPGRFIVLTPFNDIVAVSKKIHSSEERKRLQKIVEAIKTPNFGVIVRTAAEGKRTAELHEDLTTLVQTWKNIQANLSGGVAPQKILSEQTKTTSILRDLLNESFNRIVINDKNIYTDTKTYIQKIAPEKQDIVNYYNNGSPIFDNFGITRQVKASFGKTVNLDSGVYLIIEATEALHVVDVNSGYKSSSNNQEQNALASNLEAAGEIARQLRLRDLGGIIIIDFIDMKLPENKKTVFEAMEKFMAQDRAKHTILPISKFGLMQITRQRVKPEITISVAEDCPTCKGTGKIGASMLILEDIEKNLLYLLNHQHKGLTIRVHPILYAYLTKGFFSSKQWKWYFHYKKWIKLKADNNYHLTEYRFFDANDEEIKL, encoded by the coding sequence TTGAATAAGGAACTTATTATAAATGCGGCACCCACAGGAGTGGAAATTGCGTTGCTGGAAGATAAAAAGTTAGTGGAGTTACACCACGAAAGTGGCAACCCTAACTTTGCAGTCGGCGATTTATACCTGGGCAAGGTTAAAAAGCTGATTCCCGGCTTAAACGCTGCTTTTGTGGACGTAGGCTTCGAAAAAGATGCCTTTTTACATTACACGGATCTCAGCCCCTATATCCGTTCTATTCTTAAATTTACTGCAACCGCCATCAGCGATAAAACCCCTGAAGGATTTGATTTCACTAAGTTTAAAAATGAAACAGAAATAGTAAAGACCGGTAAAATTACAGATGTGTTGGGCGGAAAACCCAATATCCTCGTACAAATTCTGAAAGAACCCATTTCTTCCAAAGGCCCCCGCCTGAGCTGTGAAATCTCTTTACCCGGAAGGTTTATCGTGTTAACACCCTTTAATGACATTGTTGCAGTTTCAAAAAAAATCCACTCTTCCGAGGAAAGAAAAAGATTACAGAAAATAGTTGAGGCCATCAAGACACCTAACTTTGGTGTAATTGTACGAACGGCAGCAGAAGGAAAGAGAACAGCAGAACTACACGAAGATCTTACCACACTCGTTCAAACCTGGAAAAATATCCAGGCAAACCTGAGCGGCGGCGTAGCCCCGCAAAAGATCCTGAGCGAGCAAACCAAAACAACCAGCATCCTCCGCGACCTGCTCAACGAAAGCTTCAACCGGATCGTTATTAACGACAAAAACATCTACACGGATACCAAAACATATATCCAGAAGATTGCACCTGAAAAGCAGGATATCGTTAACTACTATAACAACGGATCACCCATCTTCGATAACTTCGGTATTACCCGTCAGGTAAAGGCGTCATTCGGTAAAACCGTGAACCTCGATAGCGGCGTGTACCTGATCATTGAAGCTACGGAAGCACTACACGTAGTTGATGTAAACAGTGGCTACAAAAGCTCCAGCAACAACCAGGAACAGAATGCCCTGGCATCCAACCTGGAAGCCGCCGGCGAAATAGCCCGCCAGCTACGGCTGCGCGACCTCGGAGGGATTATTATTATCGACTTCATTGATATGAAACTGCCTGAGAATAAAAAGACAGTTTTTGAAGCAATGGAGAAGTTCATGGCACAGGACAGGGCCAAACATACCATTCTCCCCATCTCCAAATTCGGTCTCATGCAAATTACCCGTCAGCGGGTAAAACCTGAGATCACGATTTCTGTTGCGGAAGATTGCCCTACCTGCAAAGGAACCGGCAAAATAGGTGCTTCCATGCTTATCCTGGAAGATATTGAGAAGAACCTGCTGTATCTCCTCAATCACCAGCACAAAGGGTTAACCATCCGGGTACACCCCATCCTGTACGCTTATCTTACTAAAGGCTTCTTCTCCTCCAAACAATGGAAATGGTATTTCCATTACAAGAAATGGATCAAACTGAAAGCGGATAACAATTATCATCTTACAGAATACCGCTTCTTTGATGCCAATGACGAAGAAATAAAGCTCTAA
- a CDS encoding caspase family protein, whose amino-acid sequence MKQCWLLFLSLFILLEAGAQKISLTPKSGHQDQIYASNIAPNNKYFVSLDLSGRAIIWDIANAAQMMQLSDVLAISFAANSQSLYVVHKDKTFSRVGLNGKRIESLSAQAYKPGVDRGRVFYPLSGIYLTDNYIFDIRKGYQRKLGVPEGNYGVEQDYSPVLNQIAVAGFNGQLSLIDVTTGAFVRQMKTGIIRTHSTLPAIKFSRNGEYAVVYKYDTMSVVDIAGEKVIKKFNNTVTAGYYAANLSPDGKTLAWIESGKIVSYNIPQNKVRWSTIHPLTEDYGFMSGKGTLQFNEAGDKILAGSVSRFIWMDASTGKIEKVFYSEKVRYFDYLTVDKENMKFSGVQNDKRIFSWDLRSGAMEPFDTSLLYAAERVIKDADFSIRKYPSKGRRSVNVSPDKRYIMSFPDEKCKKEAQSEILVYDRIAKKNVFSKPCGITDAFFANTKPYIAVMADRDPHLDLEIYDLTTGAKVHTFPALDAGWSSNYMNFSPDDKYIFTRSKTKGFTIIDLETKAITTTPPGYMQTFNPEFYGFFRGFTPDGKYVMMEHKGLYFMELATGKVNTSMTLPITDVKQYQEVQFSPDGNFLFVRGSVGNIHLMNWRTKKVVANLYPDIINGTWAVIDMEGRFDGNSSVLSSMYHASDKDLVPLDAMFEKFYTPKLLARILNGEKLDPIPDINNLDKVPVVAIKFSEGSRNLVVTDEDEVEKIMTKNGKATLTITATSPGDGVSEIRLFRNGKLVETTRNLVVEDDVKSKRELTKTYTIDLVEGANTFKAIALNNQRTESKPVELIAQYQPDKPAPSAENSFQIHLLVVGINTYKNPKYNLNYALADATAFKNVIEGGARSLFSKVNTHFITDASASKAGIIKAFNEIKTNARPNDLFVFYYAGHGVLNDAKDFFLVPHDVTQMYGKEDALENNGFSASLLQQYSKEIKAQKQLFILDACQSAGALENVIGARGALEEKAIAQLARSTGTHWLTASGSEQFASEFGQLGHGAFTWCILQALKGEADNGDKKLTIKELDAYLQHKVPDVTEKHRGSPQYPASYSYGNDFPFFIVK is encoded by the coding sequence ATGAAACAATGCTGGTTATTATTTTTAAGTCTTTTTATACTGCTGGAAGCTGGTGCACAGAAAATATCCTTAACTCCTAAAAGTGGCCATCAGGATCAGATCTATGCGAGCAATATTGCGCCCAATAACAAATATTTTGTATCGTTGGATCTGTCGGGAAGGGCCATCATCTGGGATATCGCCAACGCAGCACAAATGATGCAACTGTCGGATGTATTGGCCATTTCCTTTGCCGCAAACAGCCAGTCGCTGTACGTCGTGCATAAAGATAAAACCTTTTCCCGCGTGGGATTGAATGGCAAGCGTATTGAGTCCTTGTCAGCGCAGGCTTATAAACCCGGCGTAGATAGAGGCCGGGTATTCTATCCTCTTTCCGGCATTTATCTTACCGACAATTATATTTTTGATATCAGAAAAGGATATCAAAGAAAATTGGGGGTTCCGGAAGGAAACTATGGCGTTGAGCAGGATTATTCTCCTGTATTAAACCAGATCGCCGTGGCAGGTTTTAATGGCCAGCTATCCCTGATAGATGTTACCACCGGCGCATTTGTACGTCAGATGAAAACAGGCATTATCAGAACGCATTCCACGCTTCCAGCCATAAAATTCTCCCGGAACGGTGAATACGCGGTTGTATATAAATATGATACCATGAGCGTTGTTGATATTGCGGGAGAAAAAGTGATAAAAAAATTTAATAATACTGTCACCGCCGGGTATTATGCAGCCAATCTTTCACCGGATGGCAAAACCTTGGCCTGGATTGAATCAGGCAAGATCGTTTCTTATAATATTCCGCAAAATAAAGTCAGGTGGAGTACCATCCATCCCTTGACGGAAGACTATGGCTTTATGTCGGGGAAAGGCACTTTGCAATTTAACGAAGCGGGAGATAAAATACTCGCCGGTTCCGTGAGCAGGTTTATATGGATGGATGCCTCGACCGGAAAAATTGAAAAAGTTTTCTACAGCGAAAAGGTCAGGTACTTTGATTACCTAACGGTAGATAAGGAGAATATGAAATTTAGCGGGGTGCAAAATGATAAACGCATATTTTCCTGGGACTTACGTTCCGGGGCCATGGAACCATTTGATACCTCGTTATTATATGCAGCAGAAAGGGTGATAAAAGATGCCGATTTTAGTATCCGGAAATATCCAAGCAAGGGTAGAAGAAGTGTCAATGTGAGTCCGGATAAAAGATACATCATGAGCTTCCCGGATGAAAAATGTAAAAAAGAGGCTCAATCAGAAATACTGGTATATGACAGGATTGCCAAAAAGAATGTGTTTTCGAAACCCTGCGGCATTACGGATGCTTTCTTTGCAAATACTAAACCCTACATCGCGGTGATGGCGGATAGAGATCCTCATTTAGATCTGGAAATATATGATTTAACTACGGGTGCAAAAGTCCACACTTTTCCAGCCCTGGATGCTGGCTGGAGTAGTAACTATATGAATTTTTCTCCCGACGATAAGTACATCTTCACCAGGTCTAAGACCAAAGGATTTACGATCATTGATCTCGAAACCAAAGCAATAACAACAACGCCACCGGGATACATGCAAACCTTTAACCCTGAGTTTTATGGTTTCTTTAGGGGATTTACACCGGATGGAAAGTACGTCATGATGGAGCATAAAGGGCTTTATTTCATGGAGCTCGCCACCGGGAAAGTAAACACCTCAATGACCCTGCCGATAACGGATGTAAAACAATATCAGGAAGTACAATTCAGTCCTGATGGCAATTTCTTATTTGTGCGTGGGTCAGTAGGAAATATTCACCTGATGAACTGGCGTACAAAAAAAGTAGTGGCCAACCTCTATCCTGACATCATAAATGGTACCTGGGCGGTCATAGATATGGAGGGCAGGTTCGATGGTAACAGCAGCGTATTAAGTTCCATGTACCATGCTTCTGACAAAGATCTCGTGCCCCTGGATGCCATGTTTGAAAAATTCTATACGCCCAAATTACTGGCGCGTATCCTCAATGGAGAAAAATTAGATCCTATCCCTGATATCAATAACCTGGATAAGGTGCCTGTTGTAGCGATTAAATTCTCCGAAGGTTCCCGTAACCTTGTTGTGACCGATGAAGATGAAGTGGAAAAGATCATGACCAAAAACGGCAAAGCTACGCTGACCATTACCGCCACGAGTCCGGGCGATGGCGTTAGCGAAATAAGGCTATTCCGCAATGGTAAGCTGGTAGAAACCACCCGCAACCTGGTGGTGGAAGACGATGTAAAAAGCAAACGTGAACTCACAAAAACATATACAATCGATCTGGTGGAAGGCGCCAATACCTTTAAGGCTATCGCGCTAAACAATCAGCGTACAGAAAGCAAGCCCGTAGAACTGATCGCACAATACCAGCCCGATAAACCAGCGCCCAGCGCAGAGAACAGCTTTCAGATTCATTTACTGGTAGTGGGTATCAACACCTATAAGAATCCGAAGTACAACCTGAACTATGCGCTCGCAGATGCTACTGCTTTTAAAAATGTAATTGAAGGCGGTGCCAGGTCTTTATTTTCTAAAGTAAATACCCATTTCATCACCGATGCATCGGCCAGTAAAGCCGGTATCATAAAGGCTTTTAACGAAATCAAAACGAATGCACGGCCTAATGACCTCTTTGTATTCTATTATGCAGGTCACGGCGTTTTAAACGATGCCAAAGATTTCTTCCTCGTCCCTCATGATGTAACGCAGATGTATGGAAAAGAAGATGCCCTGGAAAATAATGGGTTCAGCGCATCTTTATTACAACAATATTCTAAAGAGATAAAAGCACAGAAACAGTTGTTCATATTAGATGCCTGTCAATCTGCCGGCGCGCTGGAAAATGTAATTGGCGCACGTGGCGCGCTGGAAGAAAAAGCAATAGCCCAGTTGGCCCGGTCCACCGGTACACATTGGCTCACTGCTTCCGGAAGTGAGCAATTTGCGTCGGAATTCGGGCAGCTGGGACACGGTGCATTTACCTGGTGTATTTTACAGGCGTTAAAGGGAGAAGCAGATAATGGCGACAAGAAATTAACCATCAAAGAACTGGATGCCTATTTACAACACAAAGTGCCGGATGTAACAGAAAAACATCGCGGATCACCACAGTATCCGGCCAGTTACAGTTATGGAAATGATTTCCCGTTTTTCATTGTTAAGTAA
- a CDS encoding 3-hydroxyacyl-CoA dehydrogenase family protein codes for MNILIIADGQRYEELQERDLSGHEVQWKTSLEEVLSVKVYDLVIDLVFDDRPEHAAIYARNPGVPVLAGMVKTSLSEIMGQYAFEQGFNMMGCNFLPGFINMPVLEVTVMDEGQQATLADIMYRLGWEYALVADAVGMVTPRVVCMIINEAYLTAQEGTASRADIDTSMRLGTNYPYGPFEWCERIGVKHVYEVLKAVHDITGDDRYEVAALLQTEYEAI; via the coding sequence ATGAATATCCTGATAATAGCAGATGGACAGCGATATGAGGAACTACAGGAGCGGGACCTGTCCGGACATGAGGTGCAGTGGAAAACAAGCCTGGAGGAGGTTTTGTCTGTCAAGGTATATGACCTGGTCATTGACCTGGTATTTGACGACCGGCCGGAGCATGCCGCTATTTATGCCAGGAATCCCGGTGTGCCGGTGCTGGCAGGGATGGTGAAAACGTCTTTATCAGAAATCATGGGGCAGTATGCATTTGAGCAGGGCTTTAATATGATGGGCTGTAACTTTCTGCCGGGGTTTATTAATATGCCGGTATTGGAAGTAACGGTAATGGATGAAGGACAACAGGCAACCCTGGCGGATATTATGTATCGGTTGGGCTGGGAATATGCGCTGGTAGCGGATGCTGTAGGTATGGTAACACCCCGTGTGGTGTGTATGATCATTAATGAAGCGTATCTTACAGCCCAGGAAGGCACTGCTTCCCGTGCAGATATAGATACTTCCATGCGACTGGGTACAAACTATCCTTATGGTCCGTTTGAATGGTGCGAGAGGATAGGCGTGAAGCATGTATACGAAGTATTAAAGGCAGTACACGACATTACGGGTGATGACCGTTATGAGGTGGCTGCATTATTACAAACAGAATACGAAGCGATTTAG